One window of Desulfarculus baarsii DSM 2075 genomic DNA carries:
- a CDS encoding SulP family inorganic anion transporter encodes MLTRIFPFLAWFKDYNGAKARMDVMAGVTVALVLIPQSMAYAQLAGLPAYYGLYAAFLPPMIASLFGSSMQLATGPVAVVSLMTAASLEPLATAGSEAFIAYAILLTLIVGLFQFLLGVLRLGLVVNFLSHPVVNGFTNAAAIIIATSQLNKIFGVSVDKAEHHYETIMRVVEAAVNFTHWPSVIMGVGAFAIMYGLKKINPKLPYVLAAVAVATLVSWAIGFNHDAKVGLEAIASPAIRQQIVDYNQAMAQVAQLGGHRAGLNKAVMAQESAEGGESLELIRLKQQASLDTAMIEAEKERAHQLRTALRRYLLAAVSGPDEAVVFYEQGQAPAGAPTDGRTWRIKLGEGALDEKAITMIGGGAVVGSIPPGLPAFGVPSVDMGSVLQLLPYAAIISLLGFMEAISIAKAMAAKTGQRLDPNQELIGQGLANMIGCLGKSYPVSGSFSRSAVNLQAGAVTGMSSVVTSLMVVVVLLFMTPLLYHLPQAVLAAVIMMAVVGLINVAGFVHAWKAQWYDGAISVITFIATLAFAPHLDKGIMIGVLLSLGMFLYKSMRPRVAALSMHEDCALRDAEHFGLRQCRHVAVVRFDGPLFFANASFLEDKINERIRQMPKLKHILVVANGINDMDASGEEALSLIVDRVRSAGYDISFSHVKENVLEAMRRTHLLAKIGEDHIYPLAAVAIASIHESAHRGSDEKDCPLVTVCPLDAMREVGGN; translated from the coding sequence ATGTTGACGCGAATCTTTCCTTTCCTGGCCTGGTTCAAGGACTACAACGGGGCCAAGGCCCGCATGGACGTGATGGCTGGCGTCACCGTGGCCCTGGTGCTGATCCCCCAGTCCATGGCCTACGCCCAATTGGCGGGCCTGCCGGCCTACTACGGCCTCTACGCCGCGTTTCTGCCGCCGATGATCGCCTCGCTTTTCGGCTCCAGCATGCAACTGGCCACCGGCCCGGTGGCCGTGGTCTCGCTGATGACCGCAGCCTCGCTGGAGCCGCTGGCCACCGCCGGCAGCGAGGCCTTCATCGCCTACGCCATCTTGCTCACGCTGATCGTGGGCCTGTTCCAGTTCTTGCTGGGCGTGCTGCGCCTGGGCCTGGTGGTCAACTTTTTGTCGCACCCGGTGGTCAACGGCTTCACCAACGCCGCGGCCATCATCATCGCCACCAGCCAGCTCAACAAGATCTTCGGCGTCAGCGTCGACAAGGCCGAGCACCACTATGAAACGATCATGCGGGTGGTCGAGGCGGCGGTCAACTTCACCCACTGGCCCTCGGTGATCATGGGCGTGGGCGCCTTCGCCATCATGTATGGCCTGAAAAAGATAAACCCCAAGCTGCCATACGTGTTGGCGGCGGTGGCCGTGGCCACGCTGGTTTCGTGGGCCATCGGCTTCAACCACGACGCCAAGGTGGGCCTGGAGGCCATCGCTTCGCCGGCCATCCGCCAGCAGATCGTCGACTACAACCAGGCCATGGCCCAGGTGGCCCAGTTGGGCGGCCACCGCGCCGGGCTAAACAAAGCGGTCATGGCCCAGGAGTCGGCCGAAGGCGGCGAGTCGCTGGAGCTGATCAGGCTCAAGCAGCAGGCCAGCCTGGACACGGCCATGATCGAGGCCGAAAAGGAACGGGCCCATCAATTGCGCACCGCCCTGAGGCGCTATCTGCTGGCCGCCGTGAGCGGGCCGGACGAGGCCGTGGTTTTTTACGAGCAAGGCCAAGCCCCCGCCGGCGCGCCAACCGATGGCCGGACGTGGCGCATCAAGCTGGGCGAGGGCGCCCTGGATGAAAAAGCCATCACCATGATCGGCGGCGGCGCGGTGGTGGGTTCGATCCCGCCGGGCCTGCCGGCCTTCGGCGTGCCCAGCGTGGACATGGGCTCGGTGTTGCAGCTTCTGCCCTACGCGGCGATAATTTCGCTTTTGGGCTTCATGGAGGCCATCAGCATCGCCAAGGCCATGGCCGCCAAGACCGGCCAGCGCCTGGACCCCAACCAGGAGCTGATCGGCCAGGGCCTGGCCAACATGATCGGCTGCCTGGGCAAGAGCTACCCGGTGTCGGGCTCTTTTTCGCGTTCGGCGGTGAACTTGCAGGCGGGCGCGGTGACGGGCATGTCCAGCGTCGTCACCAGCTTGATGGTGGTGGTGGTGCTGCTGTTCATGACGCCGCTGTTGTACCACCTGCCCCAGGCCGTGCTGGCGGCGGTGATCATGATGGCCGTGGTGGGCCTGATCAACGTGGCCGGTTTTGTCCACGCCTGGAAGGCCCAGTGGTATGACGGGGCCATCAGCGTGATCACCTTCATCGCCACGCTGGCCTTCGCCCCCCATCTGGACAAGGGCATCATGATCGGCGTGCTGCTGAGCCTGGGCATGTTCCTCTACAAGAGCATGCGGCCGCGGGTGGCGGCGCTCAGCATGCACGAGGACTGCGCCCTGCGCGACGCCGAGCACTTTGGCCTGCGCCAGTGCCGGCACGTGGCCGTGGTGCGCTTCGATGGCCCGCTGTTTTTCGCCAACGCCAGCTTCCTGGAAGACAAGATCAACGAGCGCATCCGCCAGATGCCCAAGCTCAAACACATCCTGGTGGTGGCCAACGGCATCAACGATATGGACGCCTCGGGCGAGGAAGCGTTATCGTTGATCGTGGACCGGGTGCGCAGCGCCGGCTATGACATCAGTTTTTCCCACGTCAAGGAAAACGTCCTGGAGGCCATGCGGCGCACTCATCTGCTGGCCAAGATCGGCGAGGATCACATCTACCCCCTGGCCGCGGTGGCCATCGCCTCCATCCACGAGTCGGCCCACCGGGGTTCGGACGAAAAAGACTGCCCCCTGGTCACGGTGTGCCCCCTGGACGCCATGCGGGAAGTGGGAGGAAACTAG
- a CDS encoding response regulator, with translation MSVVNIFYGSFCDAEQVALAVAGRLGYRLASDEDLIALAAGLGKQGAGALRRVMYGKANIFNSFSHEKERGLSLLKLAMSRMLAEDNLVFMGFGCHLTPKEVSHALRVCLAADTKFRVAKAVRELGLNEREAGARVHRDDEAAFRWLEYLQNRQPWDAALYDMLIPMDKNSVDQAVELICRHAASPPLQPTAASRQAAADFALAAQVEMALAEEGHSTRDLAVTVKGGRARVEVNKKVLMLGRLSDEVKRLVEGVDGVTAVEVEAGPGYHQADVYRRADFQLPSKVLLVDDEREFVQTLGERLLLREIGSAVVFDGEQALKVVAEDEPEVIVLDLKMPGIDGLEVLRRIKRDYPKVEVIILTGHGSERDRDNCLQIGAFAYLEKPVDIEQLSQTMQQAYDKIRSGQ, from the coding sequence ATGAGCGTGGTCAACATTTTTTACGGCTCGTTCTGCGACGCCGAGCAAGTGGCCCTGGCCGTGGCCGGTCGGCTGGGCTATCGCCTGGCCTCCGACGAAGACCTCATCGCCCTGGCCGCCGGCCTGGGCAAGCAGGGCGCCGGGGCCCTGCGCCGGGTGATGTACGGCAAGGCCAACATCTTCAATTCGTTCTCGCACGAAAAAGAGCGGGGCCTCAGCCTGCTCAAGCTGGCCATGTCGCGCATGCTGGCCGAGGACAACCTGGTGTTCATGGGTTTTGGCTGCCACCTGACGCCCAAGGAGGTCAGCCACGCCCTGCGGGTGTGCCTGGCGGCCGACACCAAGTTCCGCGTGGCCAAGGCCGTGCGCGAGCTGGGCCTGAACGAACGCGAGGCCGGCGCGCGCGTCCACCGCGACGACGAGGCGGCCTTCCGCTGGCTGGAGTATCTGCAAAATCGCCAGCCCTGGGACGCGGCGCTCTACGACATGCTCATCCCCATGGATAAAAACAGCGTCGACCAGGCCGTGGAGCTGATCTGCCGCCACGCGGCCTCGCCGCCGCTGCAACCCACCGCCGCCTCCCGCCAGGCCGCGGCCGATTTCGCCCTGGCCGCCCAGGTCGAGATGGCCCTGGCCGAGGAGGGCCACAGCACCCGCGATCTGGCCGTGACGGTCAAGGGCGGCCGCGCGCGGGTGGAGGTCAACAAGAAAGTGCTGATGCTGGGCCGGCTCAGCGACGAGGTCAAGCGTCTGGTCGAAGGCGTGGACGGCGTGACGGCGGTGGAGGTGGAGGCTGGCCCGGGCTACCATCAGGCCGACGTCTATCGCCGGGCCGACTTCCAACTGCCCTCCAAGGTGCTCCTGGTCGACGACGAGCGCGAGTTCGTCCAGACCCTGGGCGAGCGGCTGCTGCTGCGCGAGATCGGCTCGGCGGTGGTCTTCGACGGCGAACAGGCCCTGAAGGTGGTGGCCGAGGACGAACCGGAAGTCATCGTGCTGGACCTGAAAATGCCCGGCATCGACGGCCTGGAGGTGTTGCGGCGCATCAAGCGCGACTACCCCAAGGTCGAGGTGATCATCCTCACCGGCCACGGCTCCGAGCGCGACCGCGACAACTGCCTGCAAATCGGCGCTTTCGCCTATCTGGAAAAGCCGGTGGACATAGAGCAGTTGTCCCAGACCATGCAACAGGCCTACGATAAGATCAGGAGTGGGCAATAA
- a CDS encoding sensor histidine kinase: MGRPQTLSKIRVRLLLGFVTAFVFMVLFGAFSYVYFARIEQRLVFLSHADSMLNTVLEFRRYEKNYFLYHHEKDYQQALAYLGEFDGLLKSQAEHLSAGLGQAGYRLLLANAGRYEEALGAAHRMLGGALAGGDSSGELAAAIDGLRSAGQQIIHGCEVLARQERHEIQRLLRQYRPVMIAFLLCLAALGAVAAHGLIQRLVRPLKVIEDAAQDVGRGQFRVIAWNDRRDEIGDVIAAFNHMVRHLRQNNEQMIQTEKLTSLGTLTSGVAHELNNPLNNISTSTQILLEELDSPDLQEYHRELLAAIEQQVAKAKDIVGSLLEFARQREFEPSRHDLRAVIDETLKLIKGEIPAQVQVEVDAPAGIVMDMDKAHIVQALINLIINAIQAMDGAGRLSILARLAEGETVRLELTDSGSGIAPEVLPRIFDPFFTTKEVGRGTGLGLSITYGIIERHRGHIQAESRPGQGARFIITLPLRAGEA; the protein is encoded by the coding sequence ATGGGCCGACCGCAAACGCTCTCCAAGATCCGCGTGCGCCTGCTTCTGGGCTTCGTGACGGCCTTTGTGTTCATGGTGCTCTTCGGGGCCTTCAGCTACGTCTATTTCGCGCGCATCGAGCAGCGCCTGGTCTTCCTCAGCCACGCCGACAGCATGCTCAACACCGTGCTGGAGTTTCGGCGCTACGAAAAAAACTACTTTCTTTATCACCACGAAAAAGACTATCAGCAGGCCCTGGCCTACCTGGGCGAGTTCGACGGCTTGCTGAAAAGCCAGGCCGAACACCTGTCGGCCGGCCTGGGCCAGGCCGGCTACCGGCTGCTGCTGGCCAACGCGGGCCGCTACGAAGAGGCCCTGGGCGCGGCCCACCGCATGTTGGGCGGGGCCCTGGCCGGCGGCGACAGCTCCGGCGAGCTGGCCGCGGCCATCGATGGGCTGCGCTCGGCCGGCCAGCAGATCATCCACGGCTGCGAGGTGCTGGCCCGCCAGGAACGCCACGAGATTCAGCGCCTGTTGCGGCAATACCGGCCGGTGATGATCGCCTTTTTGCTGTGCCTGGCGGCCCTGGGCGCGGTGGCGGCCCACGGGCTGATCCAGCGCCTGGTGCGTCCGCTGAAGGTCATCGAGGACGCCGCCCAGGACGTGGGCCGGGGTCAATTCCGGGTTATCGCCTGGAATGACCGCCGCGACGAGATCGGCGACGTCATCGCCGCCTTCAACCACATGGTGCGCCATCTGCGGCAAAACAACGAACAGATGATCCAGACCGAGAAGCTCACCTCCCTGGGCACCCTGACCAGCGGCGTGGCCCACGAGCTCAACAACCCCCTCAACAATATCAGCACCTCCACGCAGATTTTGCTGGAGGAGCTGGATTCGCCAGACCTCCAGGAATATCACCGCGAACTGCTGGCAGCCATCGAGCAACAGGTGGCCAAGGCCAAGGACATCGTCGGCTCGTTGCTGGAGTTCGCCCGCCAGCGCGAGTTCGAGCCCAGCCGCCACGACCTGCGGGCGGTGATCGACGAGACGCTCAAGCTGATCAAGGGCGAGATCCCGGCCCAGGTCCAGGTGGAGGTGGACGCGCCGGCGGGCATCGTCATGGACATGGACAAGGCCCACATCGTCCAGGCCCTGATCAACCTGATCATCAACGCCATCCAGGCCATGGACGGGGCCGGCCGGCTGTCGATCCTGGCCCGCCTGGCCGAGGGCGAAACCGTGCGCCTGGAGCTGACCGACAGCGGAAGCGGCATCGCCCCCGAGGTGCTGCCGCGCATCTTCGACCCGTTTTTCACCACCAAGGAAGTCGGCCGGGGCACCGGCCTGGGCCTGTCGATCACCTACGGCATCATCGAACGTCATCGCGGCCACATCCAGGCCGAGAGCCGGCCGGGCCAGGGCGCGCGTTTCATCATCACGCTGCCCCTGCGGGCCGGGGAGGCCTGA
- a CDS encoding sigma-54-dependent transcriptional regulator — MPRKPRLLIVEDDPLARANLKHILQRGDEYQVDAADGGVMALEMLAAQNYDLVLTDLRMEKVDGMQVLAEAKKRGPDAEVIMLTAFASVDSAIEAMKNGAFHYIAKPYKLDEVRTQVAGALEKMRLREELRELKRDLRARDGMGFIVGKNPLIQKLVATVGQVAPTDANVLIIGETGTGKELLARALHYCSQRAERRFVAFNCAAFSEDLLVSELFGHQKGSFTGAVQTKAGLFEAADGGTVFLDEIGDMPLSMQSKLLRVIQEKALTRVGATEAIPVDVRIVAATNRDLKKMVDEGRFRSDLYYRLNVVCMEAPPLRRRRDDIPLLAHHFLHKHAERQNKRFDGLSPEMIGALCAHDFPGNIRELENIIERAVTLGVGQRLELWDLPEELRAKRPAAAVEGSLPTLEEKECEYIKLVLAQTGGNKTRAAEILGIDRVSLWRKIKKFGLEP; from the coding sequence ATGCCCCGCAAGCCGCGCCTGCTCATCGTCGAGGACGATCCCCTGGCCCGGGCCAACCTCAAGCACATCCTCCAGCGGGGCGACGAATACCAAGTCGACGCCGCCGACGGCGGAGTGATGGCTTTGGAGATGCTGGCCGCGCAGAATTACGACCTGGTGCTGACCGACCTGCGCATGGAAAAGGTCGACGGCATGCAGGTGCTGGCCGAGGCCAAGAAACGCGGCCCCGACGCCGAGGTGATCATGCTCACCGCCTTCGCCTCGGTGGATTCGGCCATCGAGGCCATGAAAAACGGCGCGTTTCACTACATCGCCAAGCCCTACAAGCTCGACGAAGTGCGGACCCAGGTGGCCGGCGCGCTGGAAAAAATGCGCCTGCGCGAGGAACTGCGCGAACTCAAGCGCGACCTGCGCGCCCGCGACGGCATGGGCTTCATCGTCGGCAAAAACCCGCTGATCCAAAAGCTGGTGGCCACCGTCGGGCAGGTGGCCCCCACCGACGCCAACGTGCTGATCATCGGCGAAACCGGCACCGGCAAGGAGCTTTTGGCCCGGGCGCTGCATTATTGCAGTCAGCGGGCCGAACGCCGCTTCGTGGCCTTCAACTGCGCGGCCTTTTCCGAGGACTTGCTGGTCAGCGAGCTGTTCGGCCACCAGAAGGGCTCGTTCACCGGCGCGGTGCAGACCAAGGCCGGCCTGTTCGAGGCGGCCGACGGCGGCACGGTTTTTCTGGATGAGATCGGCGACATGCCCCTTTCTATGCAGTCCAAGCTGCTGCGCGTGATCCAGGAAAAGGCCCTGACGCGCGTCGGGGCCACCGAAGCCATCCCCGTGGACGTGCGCATCGTCGCCGCCACCAACCGCGATCTGAAAAAGATGGTCGACGAGGGCCGTTTCCGCTCCGACCTCTATTATCGCCTCAACGTCGTCTGCATGGAGGCCCCGCCCCTGCGCCGGCGGCGCGACGACATCCCCCTGCTGGCCCATCATTTTCTGCACAAGCACGCCGAACGCCAGAACAAGCGCTTCGACGGCCTTTCGCCCGAAATGATCGGCGCCCTCTGCGCCCACGATTTTCCAGGCAATATCCGCGAGTTGGAAAACATCATCGAGCGCGCGGTGACCCTGGGCGTGGGCCAACGCCTGGAGTTGTGGGACTTGCCCGAGGAGTTGCGCGCCAAACGGCCCGCGGCCGCCGTCGAGGGGTCCTTGCCCACTTTGGAGGAAAAGGAATGCGAATACATCAAGCTGGTGCTGGCCCAGACCGGCGGCAACAAAACCAGGGCCGCCGAAATCCTGGGCATCGACCGGGTTTCGCTGTGGCGCAAGATAAAAAAATTCGGCCTGGAGCCCTGA